Part of the Cyprinus carpio isolate SPL01 chromosome A1, ASM1834038v1, whole genome shotgun sequence genome is shown below.
gggctgcagtgttggttgactttctacaactttctcccatctcccgactgcatctctggagctcagccacagtgatctttgggttcttctttacctctctcaccaaggctctacTCCCCCACGATAGCTCaatttggccggacggccagctctaggaagggttctggtcgtcccaaacgtcttccatttaaggattatggaggccactgtgctcttaggaaccttaagtgcagcagaatttttttgtaaccttggccagatctatGCCTTGCCaagtctctgagctcttcaggcagtttcTTTGACCATATGATTCTCATTTTCTCTGACATgaactgtgagctgtaaggtcttatatagacaggtgtgtggctttcctaatcaagtccaatcagtataatcaaacacagctggactcaaatgaaggtgtagaaccatctcaaggatgatcagaagatgatggacagcacctgagttaaatatatgagtatcacagcaaagggtctgaatacttaggaccatgtgatatttcagttatttcttttttaataaatctgaaaaaatgtcaacaattctgtgtttttctgtcaatatggggtgctgtgtgtacattaataaggaaaaaaaaatgaacttaaatgattttagcaaatggctgcaatataacaaagagtgaaaaatttaagggggtctgaatactttccgtacccactgtgtgtaaacacatatataaaaaaaaataaatatatatatatacatatatatattcaggagcatctcaataaattagaatatcgtggaaaagttcatttatttcagtaattcagctcaagttgtgaaactcgtgtattaaataaattcaatgcacacagactgaattagtttaagtctttggttcttttaattgtgataattttggctcacatttaacaaaaacccaccaattcaaatTCAACTCAACAAATTacaatacttcataagaccaataaaacaaaaaaaatgtttagtgaattgttggccttctggaaagtatgtccatttactgtacatgtactcaatacttggtaggggctctttttgctttaattactgcctcaattcggcgtggcatgtaGGTGATCAGTTTGAttgcactgctgaggtggtatggaagcccatgtttctttgacagtggctttcagctcatctgcatttttttttggtctcttgtttctcattttcctcttgacgaTACCCCAGAGATTCTTCATGGGGTTCAGATCTGGTGAGCTTGCcagccagtcaagcacaccaaaaccatggtcatttaaccaacttttggtgcttttggcagtgtgggcaggtgccaaatcctgctggaaaattaaatcagcatcttcaaaaagctggtcagaagaaggaagcatgaagtgctccaaaatttcttggtaaacgggtgcagtgactttggttttcaaaaaacacaatggaccaacaccagcagatgacattgcaccccaaatcatcacagactgtggaaacttaacactggacttcaagcaacttgagctatgagcttctccacccatCCTCCAGACtttaggaccttggtttccaaatgaaatacaaaacttgctctcatctgaaaagaggactttggaccactgggcaacagtccagttcttcttctccttagcccaggtaagacgcctctgacttagtctgtggttcaggagtggcttaacaagaggaatacgacaactgtagccaaattccttgacacatctatatgccttgaccccagcctcagtccattccttgtgaagttcactcaaattcttgaactGATTTTGTTTGACAGtcttcataaggctgcggttctctcggttggttgtgcatctttttcttccacactttttccttccactcaactttctgttaacatgcttgaatacatcactctgtgaacagccagcttctttggcaatgaatgtttgtggtttaccctccttgtgaagggtgtcagtgattgtcttttggacaactgtcagatcagcacaatcctcatgattgtgtagcctagtgaaccaaactgagagaccattttgaaggctcaggaaacctttgcaagtgttttgagttgattagctgattggcatttcagcatattctaatttgttgagatgtgaattggtgaatttttgttaaatgtgagccaaaatcatcacaattaaaagaatcaaagacttgaactacttcagtctgtgtgcattgaatttatttacatgagtttcacaatttgagttgaattattgaaataaatgaacttttctacgACATTCtgattttttgagatgcacctgtatttaaaGAAAATTCATGCTTTTAGATGCCTTCCTCgtatgtgattgttttttttttttatctaatcgTAATGTCCCTGTAATGTCATTCAcgctctgttgttttttttctttccttttcttttctttttttgtaacagtATTTTAAGTTACTATTAATGTGTATGTGgtcattattattggttattatttTCTGGATTTGTAAGTGATCCCTTGGCTATGTTGCTTTTGTATTGTCTGTttaagcattaataataaaagaaataataaataaataaaataaaactgaatgtgaTGCATGAATGTTCAGGTCATTTGAAAAAGTCTTTTTAATGTCATATGAAACTCGCACCCTgagtcccaatgtgcatactatccaccctatctgcactaaatagtattgaaaattaataatatcacatagaatttaggatggatattatcagagaatgtctaatatgcaCATTGTGACGCAGGCTCAGATATTCCTAATTAATTCGCTTGTCAAAATGCAAATTTTCTTTCGGATTTAAAGACACGAACAggtccattttattttttgtctaaaactaaaataatcttaaatgatagattaaaaaaaaaaaaaaaaactgcacataatACAAGCGAAAATCCCGAAAATCACGCGTCATAGCAGAGGTCATACCCATAAGCACCCGCGGTGATCCGGAAGCTGTTGTTTCGTCTGTCAGAGGCTCCGGTGTCAAACACAAGGTTAGACGAAATATTCCTTTATCGTGTTTGATTCGCATGAAAATGAGAATATGATTGTTACATATGTTTGTACGCCCTCGTAGCACGCGCGCTTTAGTCGCATGAGGCCAGTGTAACGTTATATGAGTGCAGATCGATTCGCTCATCATACTGATAATCAGGGCTTTACTGTAACTACAGTACTTTGATAAGTGTCACTGTGCTGAATGTCTGCCGTGATCATGTACTATAGTATTGACTCCGGACTATCATGGTAATACCACGGTAACATCTGGTCCAGTTTGACCTTGCTGAGTTTGGCTCTGGTTTGATGTTTGTTCAAAGTTGAAAACTGTATATATGCTTCCTCCGAGGACGCAAGAGGCAGCTTCTCCTCAGAAAGTTGGATGAGAAAATAATCGAAATAACAATATGATTAAATATGGTATTAAAATTCTAAAAGTCACTCGTTTTTATAAAGTAGCACTGTCTAACAGCGACACccgcaggtaaagttacagcggAGGCTTGCCTCCCATCGGTCCGTTGACTTTCTACAGAGACCCTAATGCTTGAGgctcattgagatgaatgggagaaagtcacccactatatagtgcactagaCCGGGagtcagccattttgtagtgctgtccgaattctgagtgaacgacttcattccctacattcgtccactactttttacccacaacCCATAGATGTGAACCATGCAGTCTATGATATGAACGTAAATATATATCTGTGgtacaaccgatgtacactcgctgaagcactatttcccacaatccagtGCGGAGAACCGGCGAGCTGGAAGCGGGAGCGAGCAAGTTTGAATGAGAGACGCcgtttacatctttatttttttctgcttaacaacgtttatttcatgcattatttatattaaaatatgttatgcaGGCAATAACTATTTTACTAATTTACCGAGGTGGCATCgttgttaacttttttaaaaaatgataatttggTGGATAATTTAAAAGTGTTCGTTAATCACGGTATTCATTCTGATGTCAAATTAACGGTCGCCCGAGGGCGCTCTACGACCATTATCTTATCTGCTCGGGAGAGTGTCAAgatgctaaaaataataaatacataaaattatgaacgtgttaatgtgtttatttttgttcttagtattttaatagtatttagtgattatgaacataaaagcataacaaaacaaatcaataatatcACAGCTGACGcggaggtatgtataattacaatataaagtcattttgagtgttattgctagtaatattattttctaaaataaggtaaatatattataaaagtacATGTGAGATGATGTTTTTGCAACAGCTCCAGTGTATACGTCACCGTCCGAATCCATCACTTATTTAACTCCTCTCTGATATAGTGCACTCATCTGCCATACACACTGtatagggattagtgaatgagCGGTTTCGGACCGAGAGTgtgttttgcttgtttgtgtCGGTCTCAGATGGTCTTCATAacagtgttgtgtgtttgtgtgtagatcATGGCTCTTCATCGGCTCTTCCACCTTTCGTCCCTGTTGCGCTCGGCTGTGAGCGTGACGCTGCGCAGGAACATCGGTCTGTCTGCTGTCGTCTTCAACAAAGCCAGAGACCTGGATCCCGTGCAGAAGCTCTTCCTGGACAAGATCCGCGAGTACAACGCCAAGAGCAAGTGTGTGACCAGCCGTGTATACTGATCAACATGTTCATCTCACGTCACCTGAACTGTCATTGGCGGTGGTTTGAGTGGTTTTCACTGGTTTTGTGATGTCATAGGACCGCTGGCGGTGTGTTTGAAGCCGGTCCGGCCTATCAGAAGAACCTGACCGAAGAGATGACCAAACTCCAGCGCTTGTACGGAGGAGGAGATCTCACCAAATTCCCTCAGTTCAAATTCCCAGGTGAGTTTGAGACGCTGAAGAGCTGCTGGCTGAACGCTCACTTCATGATGAAGAGGGTTTGAAGCGCTCATACTGTAGAAACAGTTTTATGAAAGTGTACAGCACCTTGGTAATTTGTGgtttttaaagcactttaaataaaatttaattagggatgcatgatattatcGGACTGATATCGGaatcggccgataatggctttagatgtaaatatcggcatcgggCGATATGAAAAACTATGCTGATATGTCTTGCTGCTAAGAGAAATATGTTAACTcgcatgtgctcagggtgtgacAGTGATTAGATCGTGTCAGCAAGTGTGGCTCATGCTTGAAGCAACGTTTTGTCTGAGTGATGAAAGGATTCACTGTTTAGGATCCCTGCATTTAATCTGTGAAAGCAGGTACAGAATGACACTTCGGTGTGTGATAGAGTAAACAGTAGCCTCCCTCGGGTCCTGTAAGGAGTTTTAATCTGTAGGGGGCGCTGTTGTCCTACTTCTacttcaattaaaaatacaataacttacacaaataacatttagactgtgatttttttttttttttttaaagcagtaattgatgtcataaaataatgagtatgttttgatttaaaggtcagaagctatagcttacataaaaaaaaatcaaacacatgacacttgtaaattacataattttatacatactgatttattaattaatgtgtaatatgttttcatttttaaacaaatcataagctctaaaagattttcagaattttttacagctttttttttgccttagaccatctacaaatgttaaatcttaaaataaaatgttagggtTAACTGCATCTTTCTGGGGGAAAATACAGCAattgatatatagtttatttatagttattttcagaGCTTCAAAGTACTGTCAAAAAaccttcattattgtttatttaattctaacaaatacgtttttgttaaaaacttaccaaaattaaaaatattttgcttataatttctgcacaggagagacttggtgttgtttccaaacaaaaggaaatatatcggtatcggccaaaaaTGAGTtggaaaaatatcggcatatcggttatcggcaaaaatccaatatcgtgcatccctaattttaattttacacttcactatttgaaataaatgttaactgaaatataagtagcttattttatttcaggtagtagCCAAGTCaacacttctcattttcatttagtttaattgatttattagaaaaacttttaaatatagtttgttatagtactaaattaagtaaaactaaataaaactaataaataaaaactagacattaaaaaaaaaaacttttctaaaactttttaaaataactaattcaaaatatcaaaaatcattGATACTAAAGTTATTAGTAGTATTGTTGCAGTTTTATGCTTTATGTAACCTAAGCAGCTAgatgtataaacaaataaatatttgatttgatatgtACTAATAAAATAGTCCATTAGGAAGCTTAAGTCACACAATGAATGAAATCAAATCTTTAATCATGAAATAACTGGTTTAAAGCAGGATGATTATAATCTGAACTACAGTAACAGAttattaaacatgatttattgGATCAGTGCTTCTGTTAGATACTAGTTTAGGTTTGATGCATCTAGTCAAGCTACACAATGATCTGGATAAAACGTTTAAGGAGCTGAAGCTGTTCCAActgttttttttgtcctttggGTTAGTTTGGTTGCTTGAACTACTGGTTAGCTTGTTAATCTTTGGTTAATGACTGACCTACACATTTTCCATGTTGTTGTTTCCACAGAACCCCAACTAGAGGAGGTGACGGCAAAATGAATGCCTTCTGTCCTTTACTGTCTGTGCACCGAAAATATGAactcaatatttaataaatagtctTTGGTTCAAaaatctgtttgtctgtgtgatGCTGCGTTTCATACATTGTTTTACAGCCTGGGTTTCTTCAAATCACATTCCTGAACATTTGTTTATTGTTACGATTTTCCAATGaggtaaaatacattaatatttcagtaactctttacaataagatctTGTTCATCACTGTTTTACAAAAATTAGTGAACAAGTAACAATAAACAGCACTTACGAAAGGGTTAGTTTTCACCTCCAAACCCAAAGACTTAGTTTATCttcaaaatacaattatttataatacttACTTCAGGGTTATggttaactaaaaacaaaaacatttgttacttgaaataaacattaactaaaaaaacttttatagtaccaaaataactaaatactaAAATCGAAAAAATTATAAAccttaaaaaggacaaaaatactttacaaaaaaaaaatactaaaataaaatattgataaaaatacttttaagatactatttttttttgtccaaactTTTATGGATGAAAAAAGAAAGTATTTAATTTCAGTATTCCATTTCTGAGTTAAAAATATATCACTAAATGTTGAAATAACCATTAATGCGGTAGAAGTGTTAATTGTTAAACACGtttacaaatacaatttaaaaatgtattatagggACTGTGAACAAactttaacaatataattttcaCAGCATTTGTAAAGCTTAATGTTGAAAATATGATAGTTCGTGAAAGCATTATTGTTAACAAATGAACTTTATTCTAAATCTTTAACTTCGTTTCCTTCCTTTCGGTCTCATAATTTGGAAATTTTGTATTTAAGCACTTCTCATTTCTCCTCAATCACTTTTGGATAAATGCGTCAGctacaaataaatgttccaattcagacaaaaaaactttattaaaaaaacaaatatagataaaatatacaataattcaCGCCATTCCATGATTCCCACCATCACACTCAGTAGACACAGACATGATTGAGTTGAAATGAAAGGCACGACGTGTCACATGTCATCAATCAGACTCTACTCAACTCGTTTAAAGGCACCAGTCAAACACTTCAGTCGCTCCAGTTGATCTGGTTCATTCATGTGATGATCGCTTCATCAGAGGCCTTTGGAAGATTATTATTGCAATAGAGAGACCGACTGTTATCGAGTTCTTCATGGTAGTTCCAGTGTCACAACAATTGCCATCCATCCGTCGTTTTCACATCACAGCATGAACGACTGAGTGTGTTTGAAATCCTgtggatgaagaaaaaaaataaaataattcagaatatttctgtacattattgATTTGCTTAATAtaaattcaatttcaaaaatagtgtataaagaaaaataaatagattaaaataaaatgtattccaattaataacaaatatttaaatcctACAGTATTATATAGTGAGCAGAAAAAGAGTAAACAATGTCTtgcaattaatattttacacatttatatgaATTCTTCCCAGTATTAACTGGGcatttatacatacaaatatatagtatttaaatttataaaacattatttataatataaatacattttaggatGGGGATATTTGGGGGTCAGTAGTATCTAAATGGTTAAAACCCCCTGGAGGGTCAAATGTTGAGTTAATACCAGTGTGTCCAAAACACTTGCTACAACTTctcttttgacaaaaaaaaaaaaaaccctacaaacATAATTGTGATTGAACCTGGTAAGAGCAGATGCTGCGGTCAACCAAACATTTGATTGTcgtaaacagcatttttttttaggaaaggTTTGATATTGTCTggatattattaaattatagtttATAAGAGTTACAAGTGCATAAATGTACCAACTCAAAATAAAAGAATTACAGGTGAAACTGATACTttgtaccttaaaaaaaaaaaaaaaaaaaatattaaaaagaagaaaaatgaattgtttaattactaaattactcAAACTGTTATTTAATTGTCGCAGTTATTGTTAATcatcataaatgtataaattgacATTTGGATATCAGATGGTTAGTAGAAACGGAGGTTAGTCCTCAGTGGTTGAGTTGGTATAAAAATATCACTCACTTCCTTTGGAGGATGACTGTAGCCCGAATGTTGGCTGAAACacagaaaataacagtgttagaCACTGAAACAATcacatgatgcaaaaaaaaaaaaaaaaaggtcacccagaacaaactctctctctctctctctctcaaacactctCTCTATCTGTGTGTCGGTGTGCAGTCTCTGGTGTTTCTCTCTCTGCCGTGACTCACGTGTGTTCGGTTCTGTGGAGGTTCTGGCTGCTAATGTGAGCCGTGCCGTGACACTGCGTGATCCAGAATGACCTGTAATGATGCACcgctgaggtcaaaggtcaaacacTACCATCTGCCGCTGACGGAAACGCACACACAGAACGCACGCCATGCATAATCTTGGGAATCAGTGAAGGCCGAGCTATTAATCCATCACATGCGACTCAAAACTCTCCTGTGTTAACCAGATCAAACTAACTAAAACAACTCAATAACATCTGATCAGAACCCAGACGGCCATCTGTTCAGCttcctgtgcttctggatcaacCGGGACgattagtgcacacacacacacacacacagttagtcTGTTAGTTAAGGCAGTAAACTAGTTGTCTTACCTTCCTCTGTGTCCTGTGTATGAAGGTATTAAAGGTTCAGGTCAGTcagaaatgaaaggaaaaacaaCTTATTAAATATGAACATTAATTAGTGTCTTTCTCTGGAAATGTAACTAATAATTCACTCCTGATATAATGAACCACACTGAGTGTTATTACCATACAACTAACacttattaaaaacagttttctttaactgtaataaagctgaaataaaataaatgttcttgtaagcactaaaactgaaacaaaaaaaagctacatttatattttttctttttgcaaaaattcTGTTCATAATTTTCACCACAGAGGGGCAGTAAAATCCTGAGGTTGATATTAAAGTacaaattataatgatttattcaaatatgaataaatattataatagtataaaacTGCTCTATAActatatttggtaacactttacagtaagctCTCATTTATGAACATTATTCAATGCAATTACAgaaaaatgaacaatacatttttacGGCATTAATCTTTGTTATTGCTAGTTAACAGAAAAGCTCATTTTCATGTTAGTTAACAATATATTAACGATACAACTTttgatattaataatgtattagtaaatattgaCCCTGTATAATTGTTGCtgaataattattgttcatgttacctaatatgttaacaaatgaaaccttattgtaaagtgttaccctataTTTCTTTTGGACAtaatttatattactattattaaacttttaaatgtattcaatttttaaatgttttcaatcaATTTGCATGTCTTTTGAATGTACTACAGTATATCAAGCTTTAACTGATCATTGCATCCTCAGAATGAGTTCTTCTCAGAATGAGATGGAGAGCTACTCACGGCTGAAGTATCCGTGCCGATGGGCGTAACACGCTCcgaaaacacaaaacagcatgaTCAGGCACAGCAGAACCACTCCGGCTATCACCGCCGCCACATTCAGATCATCTGTCAGACACGTTACAGATCATATACTCACCTGATGAAACATTCACTCGGAATATGTTATTCACATTCTGAAGCTTCAACACACTCCACCTGAATATGATTCATATAGCtgtaatataataactataagcTTTATGGAAGTTATTATAGAATGAAAAGGCCAATCTGCACAATCACAGGCAGTCTGAGTTTCTCACATCAGGGTTTTTATATTGAATCTTCTTTACTATTATGATGATTGCACAATCATCATAAATCACAGTGTTAATTCTTGGAACAAAtctgtccccaaaatatggttaagtaggtacaaacacacacactcctcaccgaTATGCATGTGTGTGCCCTGGCAGCTCTTGGCGGGTCCCACACCGTTTTTGGCCTCACAGTGATACTGACCCGTATCGGCTCTGCTAACAGTCTGGAACGTCTGACAGAAGCACAACAGAACAACAGTCAAACACACCTTCATCTTTTTCAGTAAGGCTGAGAATCAAGAACCATTCATGTATGAACTCATGAACTGTAaatttgaatcaatttaatgACACTCACTCAATGAATCACTCCGATCGGTTTAACTAGGTCATTATAATTTTTAGAAACTGACtggtttttaaacattcaaaacagaGTTTTCATACAATAAAAGCTACATCAGAAATAG
Proteins encoded:
- the atp5pf gene encoding ATP synthase-coupling factor 6, mitochondrial; the protein is MALHRLFHLSSLLRSAVSVTLRRNIGLSAVVFNKARDLDPVQKLFLDKIREYNAKSKTAGGVFEAGPAYQKNLTEEMTKLQRLYGGGDLTKFPQFKFPEPQLEEVTAK